The window TGAGAATGGAGAGGTAGTCTTGTCTGAGAAGCATGGTGGAAATGGAGGTTCCGAATCAGAGGTTAGCCCAAAAATCCCTCATTAAGTTACTTTCTGTTTTTGGTTGTCTTGTTAACTTGCTTTTGTTCATTATTAGATGATGAATGTTCTAGTTGTTTAATAATGTGATTAAAATGGAAGTGTAGGTTGTTCTAAATTTCCCAGATGAGCATATTGTTACAATTCGTGGCTACTATGATAATCTACGAGACTGGGGACTTGATACCATTGTGATTCAATCGTTGACTGTGGAAACGAACACAACAAGTTATGGGCCATTTGGGGTAGAAAATGGAACAAAGTTTTCATTCCCAAGTGATGGAGTGAAGGTCGTTGGCATCCATGGCAGATCTGGTTTGTATCTCGATGCCATTGGACTGATGGCAGTTCCAGTTGAAGACTAGTCCTACCCTCTTCCCACTTCTTGGCGGCAGCCTATTTTTATGTATGTTTTCAAACTCAGTCAATATATGTCGTTTTTTTAGCCCAACAATTGCATAAGTGAGAGAACAAGGTCATCtcaattattacttttactATGTGTTATGTAGttattaaatcttaaaatggCATTTTGTATGTATTTATGTTTCGGAAATAtctgaaatattttaagttatgaCTTGGGTTTGGGCATTTTATTGTGGAGATTGAGTACTCTTTTATCCGCCAGTGTTCATAATTGGATTATAgtatatttcataatttcttatgtagttttcttttccaatctAAACTAAATGAGATGAAAAGTCTCCAAGGGATCTAATTTCCAACTTCTTAAGAGACCAACACCGCATAGCTTTTCATGGCTTAGCTATTCATTTCCCAACCTCCTTATACATAATccatatctattatttttattgcatATTAAAACAAgcgataataataattattaaaaaatggcTTCTTacttaaaatctaaaatgaacgtttaaattaaaatatttataaactatagaaaaattttagattctatctcGAATTTATTATaagtcgtaaatattttatatatattttttttaattctcaaGGGTTGGTAGTCatcaacccaaaaaaaaaaaaacatctaaaAGGGTTGAACTTGGTttagacaaaaatatatatatatatatatatatatatatatatatatatatatatatatatatatatatatatatatatatatatatcaatagtTTATGTATTATCTATACCTAAATCTTTTAAATCTTagcataaaatatatttctttatttttttattctcactATCTTTCCtgctttctatttttctttttctttttttccaagCAGATTTTGAGAcccataattaaaatttgaaacatgcAAGATGTGTGTGATATGTAAGGTTTTTTAAACATGTGTAAAAGCACTccaaaaaaacttaaaagagagataaaaatagatttgattttgaaacggatagtaaaatttgaaacgtGCGAgatatatattagataaaaCATAAGtattgaaaagttttctaAACATGGGTAAAACCCTCGAAAGCAATAGATGTTTGGAAGATGAAAAACAATAGCTAAAAAACTTCCTAAAACATCCTAAAATCACTGTAAACCACTTAAAAACAAATGTGAAGTTGATTTGGAGCAgtatatttaaagttttgaaattgggaGATACATGCAAAGATAAAATGCAATAACTagaaaattgcataaaacATGTGTAAAATCACCCTagatacaaaaataataataatatatattaaaagtaaaagacgAGAATCACTTTAGTTGCAAGGGGGAAGCACAGCAACCAAATGGACgaacacaaaattttaaattagttatgAATAATATTATAGATAACGTATTTAAATCAGTTCCCAAATGGATCTCATTGTTGCTACCCAAGTCACCGCCACTCCATCTCATGGATTGTCTCCATTCCTTGGTTGCGACTTGTTCATTGATATGCAAATGGAGCCACCAGCGTGGAATATGTGTTGCACGAGGGAGAAATTGTGTggatttcaatattttagaggtttttcaaaactaaaggGTAATTTAGACATTTCACATGTTCATTCCTACACAACTacactaaataaataaattataataattttagtcaaatgtacttttttaaaaattaaatttaaccatgaataattaataagtatgacaacaaaaaatttaatctaaaatctaattaaatggaagaaatatttcacaaactcaatatttataaatctctactttaattttatttcagtTGACTTTCAAAACCTGCCCAAATAACtcaaaatcaataaacttttttttacgTATTAATcgtttctaaaattataattgattcATGACTCATtttttgactagaaatatcaCTTTTACGTTtcctttatttaaattttaaacacgTTAAATGGTCCTCTCATTTCTTTCCTCTAAGTTGTTTGGTATATGtaaattacttttctttaggttgttttttcctttcttttctctcatcTATTCCGTTTTAATTCAAAGTTCAtcgttttcttattttttattcatcgGTCATTTGAACTCTTTTTCTACTACTATTTAAAGATCTTCAAGATATATGCTTTCGATACTTTCGTTCCTCCAAAATAAAAGGTTCAAGGTATGCTTAGCTTTTCTAAACTAATCACCCATCAAAATGGACGTTGATATGAACAattctttacattttattaagcATTCTCTTAACTTAGATTAAGCTCCTACTTGGACCAAGGcttttgaaaaggaaagataAGACAGGTTCAAAGGTTGAAGATAGCTTAAATGATTGTGTTGTAAATATAAAGTATGGTTTatagttttagaaattattatatatttaaaaatagctcaatttttttttaattatgtgcaataaatttgtataaaatttgtttctttgataAGTTTGAAGGATGTTGGGTTgttgaatgaaatttggtgAGAAACATGAGAGTTGAAGATTTCCAAAGTTTAAGATATGGAACACACCTCACCCTTATTTAATTCACTCTTTGGAAATTCCATTTCTTCGTCAAGAAAGGTATCGAACCCACCAAATAGAAACGTCAACATTTCACCTATGTGTTTCTAAAGATTGTCCCAACCAAAaccatctttttttattcttctaccAATCTTCAATTTTGCAGTTCATCGCTACTCTCCAGACCATGCTCGTAAGTGTACCTAATAGCTTTGCTCTATAACGGATTACCAACTATTTTTGTGATTTCCCATTTTCTTCCTGCAGGACGACGAAGAAGTTTACCCGCAGACGACGGTGAAGATTGAGGTGTTTGGAGCCAAAGACGGTGGTCAACCTTGGGACGATGGACCTTATTCCACCATCAGACGGCTTCTAGTTTGTCACAACCACTGTATCTGTTCCCTTCAAATCGAGTATGATAACAATGGCCATTTAATTTCTCCTTCAAAACATGGCGGAAACGAGGGTTCCTCTTCTAAGGTACCACCAAACCctaatattattcaattttcttattctcTTTGATATTTCTCGAACTGGTTTGATGGTTCTCAGGTTGTTCTCGATTACCCAAACGAGTacctaatttcaatttatggTTACTACGGCTACATAGGTAAGTGGGGAATTGCAGCCAATGTGATTCGTTCCTTAACTTTCCAAACCAATAGAAAAACTTATGGCCCATTTGGGATGGAAGAGGGAGCCAAATTTTCATTCCCGATTATGGGGGCTAAGATTGTTGGCTTCCATGGAAGATCTGGCTGGCTCCTCGATGCAATTGGCCTTTATATACAGCCAATTCCAAAGTAAATTACATCGCATACATATGATCTTCTACTTCTACTTGTTTGCTGCAAAATATGAACAGAAATTAATGAATGGATTCCATTGAGATTCTGTGATGCAGAGTCGAACTCAAGAACTTCAGCTTGGGGCCTTTTGGAGGCAAAGGTGGGCATCCATGGGAGTATGTCTTTCGGTCAATCAGACGATTTGTAGTTGATCATGAACAGTGGATTCACAccattcaatttgaatatgAGGATAGGAATGGAAAGTTATTATGGTCAAAGAAGCATGGTGACACTAATGGAAAATCCAAATCAGAGGTTATGCTTATACCTCAAAATCCTCTAATGAACTACTCTGCCCATAACTTGTTTGTTGAAATTCCCAACTTGGGCATTTTGCTTTCCATGGTAGGTGTTGCTAGAATTCCCAGATGagtattttgtttctattcaTGGCTACTACAGCCACATACGTTTTTTGGAAGATTCTGCCACTGTGATTCGATCACTGacattcaaaactaatagAAGAACATGTGGGCCTTTTGGAATTGAAGATGGAATCAGATTTTCGTGCCCAGTTATGGGGAGAGATATCGTTGGTGTTTATGGCAGATCTGGTTTGTGCCTTGATGCGATTGGACTCCACTTAGGAACAACTCTAAAGTATGTAGCCcatctttattctttaattttctggatatcatattttatttatttgatataaacaAATAGAATGTCTACCTTTTATGCTCATTTCGTTTGATTCTGTCGTCTGTGTCGTCTTATTATTTTCAGTTTTCTCTTGtctttttcatgtttcaaTTCGGTTTTCTAgaacatcatttttttaatcaatggATATTCaacaatatatacacacacatatatttataaaatgtttatagtatcgttaatgaatgaaattattaCACATGGTCACGTGGAAGCGTTAAGttagtaaaattaaaactaatgcATGATGTGGACTTTCAAACATGCTGCTGCATTTAttatccaaaaacaaaaaacgtCTGGATCTGACGATTAGCTTCTTTTGAGCTATATTCAActtaacaattaatcaatgTATAAGCAAATTAGTTGAgcaatatattgaaattatgGTTCATCATAGGTTACCTTACTTCAATTATAAAGATTTAGGAAGTTAATTACTGGTTTACCtgtcttaaaattttgttatatttctgatcaacctttttttattatacatttaaaatttgtttaaacaaAGTTACCCAttgaatattttcttaatagtAAATATGTTCTAGTCAACATATAAAACTTGTAACTGTTTAATAGTAAGAAGTCATTGCTTTATGCAGCATGAAGGCTGAGCCGGAGCCTGTGGCTCCACCAGCACCCCAAATCCAAATGGAGCAATCTAAACTGAGACAATATGGAGGGGAAGGTGGAGAGGGTTGGGAAGATATGTTTCAGACAATAAGACGGTTTGTAGTTCGTCATGGAGTATGGATAGACtccattcaaattcaatatgaAGATAATAATGGAAACTTAGTGTGGTCTAACCAGCATGGTGGAGATGGAGGATCCAGATCAGAGGTTAACCCaattcttcctttttactCCTCTCCCCACAATTTGCTTCCTCTTGCTGAAACTTTCAAGTTGCTTTTGTTGTTGGgttaatctaaaaataattgaataagaaattcaTGGTGTACAAATGTAATTGCAGGTTGTTTTAGAATTTCCAGATGAGTATCTTGTATCGATTCATGGCTACTACAGTGATCTTGAACGATGGGGACTTGCAACAAATGTGATTTGCTCCTTAACTTTGGAAACTAATAAGAAGAGTTATGGGCCATTTGGAGTTGAAGatggtttcaaattttcatttccaacTGTTGGGTTGAAGGTGGTTGGCATTTACGGTAGATCTGGTTTGTTTCTTGATGCCATTGGAATTCACGTTGTGTCGATTCAAGAGTAGGTCGTAAATCTTCAGCCACATTGTGCCAAAGGAGCCTCCTCGAATAATTTGATATTCTCCACCTAGTTTATAAATTCTTGTGACTTTACTTTTGAAACCATCCACTCTCGATCACCTGCAAGAGCTTGCTCTATCAAGGCTCAGAGCAAAGCCAGATAAACTTTAGAACATCGTAGGATTTACTTGGGGCCAACCAATTGTCGTGcccttcatcttctctcaaaTGAAGATATACTCCTATTAGTCTACTTAACTCAATAGATCTACTCTTCATCTAAATCCACATGCATCTCAAGTAGTATTTAGAGATAactaagaaaataacaaaatattaaataacgAGCTAGAAAATAGCAAATCCACATAATATTAagatttataataaattcttCAGTTGCaggctttttttttatctaattcaGACACagtttttttgtatatttttacgcatataatgtatttgtataGTTTATGCATACAGTGTATTTGCAAATAACATTATCTTAActaaatatgatatttgatAAGATTGCACCAACATCTCTTAAATATATGGCTTATTCAAGATTTTCggatttttagaatttaaatcaattaattaacaatttatttctataatttataacAGATATGTTGAATAatgatttgaattcaaattttagataacGACTTTAAAATAATGGCAAAAGAAGAAGGGTAGTCACAAGCTAAAAAGTATAGTAAGAGTTTTTCTAGTAAAAAAGATTGATAGAGAAGAGAGTGGGGTAGTGATTTCTAGCGTTCCAACGGGAAGAGAGATGTTGGTCGATGGAGAGAAAGATGTTAGAGGTTTGTGTGcactaaaaaaattcaaacgtttcatcttcttcttcacgaGAACCCTAGTCGCCACCCCCTTTGATCATCTCTGGTGACTGCCTGCATCAGGTCGTCGTTGCCATTAGTCTTTGTAGCTCGTCATTCCTCGATCATGCTCCGACGAAGCCATTTCGAGTTGTTTCTGTCTTCGTCTTCGTTGAAGATGAAACATGTCACACCCCAAATCGTATTGCaaccaaaacgccgaagaaatgGGATTAGGATGCGAGTTAGCTACaaccttgaaattttcttatcacAAATCTATTCTCAActccttttaaactattaacaaCACTCAAAATGCAACGGTGGTCAATGTAacaccaaataaaataaatacaaaccaaaacatatactttattaataacaagcGTTTCATACATAATTACAATACTTTGACTAAATAACCAATGCTTAACCATTTTCAAAACTCCTTGAATCACCTCGCTGAaaatccttcaaccttcttctctacttggccttAACCATTGCCAAAACttcttttcataatcatttagcaaaaataatatcaaatcatttaaacataccgacaaatcatttcatttcgcataaacattttttttatgcttaacaaatcatttttttttcaaggatCTCGAATCGTTCTCTACGCTTGGCCTCATATTACCTCGCATTTAGACTAGTTATCAACAACATCCAAGAACATACAGTTTCGTTCTTGTTATTCAGGCCACTAAGTTTTATACCTTTCTTTCAATGCATTAGGCAGCTTTTCATCATTATGTAGACCGTACACCCCATGGTGACAttgactctttatgtgcacataaaagttagcatcatttcaaagaaataactaatggtttgaagaccattttataatattgaaatcattatcatcaaatcaaactttaacACTATAAATTATGCTTGAAAACATAACATTTCATAGAAATCTCTTTGAAACATTCtcatttgaattcttctttcaagtagtaaagaaaaatcataatacagtttttaacataaattcatttgagagAAAAGCGCTTACAAAACTTTACTAAAGAagtccttcttcttcttctcgcaTTGCTAAAGTAGCAGAACTTCAacatttgaacaaaaatctcATCATCACCTCCTTAGTGACCCaaatcatattatttatagagTCCTTAAACTAACTTTGCCATGCATAAAATCTTCTCAGTTCGTCAGCTCCTGCTTAAAACTTTACacgtgtaaatttaatattcaaccTAACCATTCTTTATCCTTAATCTTATACGTTAACCTCtgtcaaatcagatttgacattttcttcgCCAGACTTTTCTTCTCGCCCAACTCCATTATGCCAATGCCAATACTTATAGGTCCTACCGCAAAcccttcttttttcaaatttcttagaaattaacttcttaatcacaaaacttatatttaaccataaaaaaaattatctcttAATTCTTTTCGCGAATTAATTCAAATCTCAACTTCTTATCGCGAAGTCTTACTTCAAAACAACTCCTCTTATCCAAAACGcagtttttcaaaacttttaactagattttaaattctttaactcaaattagaaatgggtcTTACAATATGTGAGTGAGTCTACTGAACATTCTCAATCATCTTATCCACACAAGAACTAGACTGATCCCAGTCCCGCTACTTCAGGTGTCATTGTCCAATTAGGTATATCTCAATCCTTCGATCTAGTTAGTGTTAATGGAAAGAACCCGtggattttggattttggattttggattttggagccACAGTTCATTTGGCTAGGTCCTCTGAACATTTTGTGTCTTATATTCCTTACGTCGGCAACGAAACAATTAGAATTGCAGTTTGCTCCTTGGTCCCTATTGCTGGAAATGAGAAGATTTCTCCCTATGCAGAGCTCTCCATACATAATATTTTGCATGTACCCAGactttcttataattttctttctataagcAATATTATTCATGAGTTAAATTGTAAACCAATATTCTTACCTGATTTTGTCTCTTTTCAGGACTTGAGCTAGAGAACAATGATTGGCACTACCAGACACAAAAGAGGACCTTTTTACCTCCTTGATGAAGATACCTCTTCTAGTAGCATTTCTAGgactaatattttatcttcCTATTTTACTACTTTTGAACAAGACTATATGTTATGACATTTTCATTTAGGCCACCCTAATTTccaatatatgaaacatttatttcctCGTCTCTTCTCTAAAATTGATGTTTCCACCTTATCTTGTGAGTGTGTATTCGGGCCAAACACCatcgagttttttttttccttcacaaCCATACAAACTAACTCAACCTTTCACTCTTGTTCATAGTGATATCTGAGGACCATCCAAGATAACAACCTCATCTAGAAAATGGTGGTTCATAACTTTTATTGATGACCATACCCGTCTTACTTGGGTCTTTCTTGTCTCAAACCTAAGGTCACCTCTGtcttttgaaacttttataatATCGTAGAAACGCAGTTCAATATAAAGATTACTATTTTGCAAAGTGACAATTGTCGAGAGTTCCAAAACCACACTCTCAATGAGTTTTTGTCTTCCAAAGGCATTGTCCATCAAAGTTCTTGCGCTTACATCCCTCCAACGAAATGGAGTAGCCGAGTTCAAAAATTGTTACCTCTTGGAAGCCGATTGTTCTCTTATGTTGTCTACTTCCCTTTTTTTCTATCTCTAGGAAGAGATCGTTCTCACTCCAGCCCATCTTATCAATTGAATACCTTATTGTGTCCTACATCTCCAGACCCCCTTAAAGTGTCTTAAAGAGTCATATCCATCTATCCACCTCATGTTTGATGTTCCTCTTCGGGTATTCGGGTGCACAACCTATTATTGTCGAAAATAATTTGAAGCTCAATTTAATAATCAAGT of the Cucumis sativus cultivar 9930 chromosome 3, Cucumber_9930_V3, whole genome shotgun sequence genome contains:
- the LOC101206551 gene encoding uncharacterized protein LOC101206551 encodes the protein MPAVASFTHYSHLYTDIAQCSSSLFKLVALCCHKSTHLIMENHDPQNPLASFTWDDGAYSTIRRIVVYEKEWICSIQIEYDGNGESIMSETHGENEGSMSEVVFEYPDEFLVSISGYYGSIRNWGVDRIVIRSLTFESNGRYYGPFGIQEGKYFKSPGTEGKIIGFHGISDPYLNAIGVHVQTVQKLGIQPEPPKPLNMGQYGGKGGNPWKETFETIKRVRIYHGLWIDSFQIQYEEVDEMGTLVWTEIYGGEGGFLATVDLEFDEYFISVEGYYSDLQKWGMDATVIRSLTLKTNQNTYGPFGIEDGTKFSFPFKGLKLVGFHGRSGVYLDAIGLYLRPTPINGTEKFSLGECGGEGGDPWDENFTTIRKLVINHGQWIDSIQMEYEDENGEVVLSEKHGGNGGSESEVVLNFPDEHIVTIRGYYDNLRDWGLDTIVIQSLTVETNTTSYGPFGVENGTKFSFPSDGVKVVGIHGRSGLYLDAIGLMAVPVEDYSQMDLIVATQVTATPSHGLSPFLGCDLFIDMQMEPPAWNMCCTREKLFPKFKIWNTPHPYLIHSLEIPFLRQERYRTHQIETSTFHLCVSKDCPNQNHLFLFFYQSSILQFIATLQTMLDDEEVYPQTTVKIEVFGAKDGGQPWDDGPYSTIRRLLVCHNHCICSLQIEYDNNGHLISPSKHGGNEGSSSKVVLDYPNEYLISIYGYYGYIGKWGIAANVIRSLTFQTNRKTYGPFGMEEGAKFSFPIMGAKIVGFHGRSGWLLDAIGLYIQPIPKVELKNFSLGPFGGKGGHPWEYVFRSIRRFVVDHEQWIHTIQFEYEDRNGKLLWSKKHGDTNGKSKSEVLLEFPDEYFVSIHGYYSHIRFLEDSATVIRSLTFKTNRRTCGPFGIEDGIRFSCPVMGRDIVGVYGRSGLCLDAIGLHLGTTLNMKAEPEPVAPPAPQIQMEQSKLRQYGGEGGEGWEDMFQTIRRFVVRHGVWIDSIQIQYEDNNGNLVWSNQHGGDGGSRSEVVLEFPDEYLVSIHGYYSDLERWGLATNVICSLTLETNKKSYGPFGVEDGFKFSFPTVGLKVVGIYGRSGLFLDAIGIHVVSIQE